CGCCGCGGACCGGACGAGGCGCGGTGCCTGGCTGCGCGGAACCGCGCTCATCGCGGGCGCGCACCTCACCAGCATGGGGGTGAAGCGCATCGTGCGCCGTCCGCGCCCCGTACACGTCGAGCCCCTGGTGCGCACCGCGGGGCGGCACTCCTTCCCCAGCTCCCACGCCACCTCCGCCGCCGCCGCGGCCGTCGCCTACGGCACGCTCGGCGCCCTCGGCGCACGGGCGGTCGCGCCGCTCGCCGCCGCGATGTGCCTGTCGCGCCTGGTCCTGGGCGTCCACTACCCCTCCGACGTGGCGGCCGGCGCGGCACTGGGCGCGCTGACGGCGTGCGCGGGGGCCCGCTGGGTCCGGCGGGGCGTGCGCGGTGCCGCGTGTGAGACGGCGGGAGGTGCCCATGACTGAGGCCGCGCCCATGACGAACGGCACGCGCTCTGCGGGGACCGCCGCCCCGGCGCAGGGCGCACCCGCCCCGGACACCGCCCTGCGGGAGCGGCGCCCGCCCCGCCCCCGGCCCCCCGAACGGCCGCGCAGGCGAAGCCTCCTCGGCGGCCTGGTCAGGACCGCGCGGCCCAAGCAGTGGATCAAGAACATCCTGGTCGTCGCCGCCCCCGCGGCCGCCGGCCGGCTCTTCTCCCCGCCCGCCCTGGCCGAACTGGCGGTGGTCTTCGCGCTGTTCACCGCGTGTGCCGCCGCGGTCTACCTGATCAACGACGCGCGCGACGCGGACGCCGACCGCGCCCACCCGACCAAGCGGCACCGCCCGGTCGCCGCCGGGCAGGTCCCCGTGCCGGCCGCCTACGCGGTGGGCGGCACGCTCGCCGTCCTCGCCCCGGCCGCCGCGGCCTGGCTGACCTCGCCGTCGGTCGCGGCGCTGCTGACGGCGTACCTCGGCATGCAGCTGGCGTACTGCGTGAGCCTCAAGCACGTCCTTGTCGTCGATCTCGCCGTCGTCACGACCGGGTTCCTGATGCGGGCGATGGCCGGCGGGCTCGCGCTCGGCATCCCGCTCTCGCGGTGGTTCCTGATCACGACCGGGTTCGGGGCGCTGTTCATGGTCTCGGCGAAGCGGTACTCCGAGGCCGTGCAGATGGCCGGGAAGGGCGGCGCCACGCGCGCGTTGCTCACCGAGTACACCACCGGCTACCTCCGCTTCGTGTGGCAGCTCGCCGCCGGGGTCGCCGTGCTGGCGTACTGCCTGTGGGCGCTGGAGGAGGGCGGCGACCCGCACACCGGGCTGCTGCCGTGGCGGCAGCTGTCGATGGTCGCCTTCATCCTGGCGGTCCTGCGCTACGCCGTGTTCGCCGACCGGGGCACGGCGGGCGAACCCGAGGAGGTGGTGCTGCGCGACCGCGCGCTCGCCGTCATCGGGCTGGTGTGGCTCGCCATGTACGGCCTGGCGGTGGCCGATTGGTGACCCGGGCGACCTCCCGCACGGGCGCCCGGCCCCCGCTCGCCACCCGCCGTGACGTCCGCTCCCGGGCCCCCCTCCGCTCCCGGGAACTGCTCTCCTTCGCCGCCGTGGGCCTGCTCGCCTACGCCACCGACCTGGCCCTGTTCAGCTGGCTGCGCGGCCCCGTGGCCACGGACCCCCTCACCGCAAAGGCGCTCTCCTTCCTGGCCGGCTGCACGGTGGCGTACGCGGGCAACGCGCTCGGCACCTACCGGGACCGCGCGGGC
Above is a genomic segment from Streptomyces glaucescens containing:
- a CDS encoding phosphatase PAP2 family protein, which gives rise to MDDLDDMDHRILSALRAHGSDPRVAAGARALSRAGEHGALWLAAGLVGAAADRTRRGAWLRGTALIAGAHLTSMGVKRIVRRPRPVHVEPLVRTAGRHSFPSSHATSAAAAAVAYGTLGALGARAVAPLAAAMCLSRLVLGVHYPSDVAAGAALGALTACAGARWVRRGVRGAACETAGGAHD
- a CDS encoding decaprenyl-phosphate phosphoribosyltransferase, with the translated sequence MTNGTRSAGTAAPAQGAPAPDTALRERRPPRPRPPERPRRRSLLGGLVRTARPKQWIKNILVVAAPAAAGRLFSPPALAELAVVFALFTACAAAVYLINDARDADADRAHPTKRHRPVAAGQVPVPAAYAVGGTLAVLAPAAAAWLTSPSVAALLTAYLGMQLAYCVSLKHVLVVDLAVVTTGFLMRAMAGGLALGIPLSRWFLITTGFGALFMVSAKRYSEAVQMAGKGGATRALLTEYTTGYLRFVWQLAAGVAVLAYCLWALEEGGDPHTGLLPWRQLSMVAFILAVLRYAVFADRGTAGEPEEVVLRDRALAVIGLVWLAMYGLAVADW
- a CDS encoding GtrA family protein, translated to MVTRATSRTGARPPLATRRDVRSRAPLRSRELLSFAAVGLLAYATDLALFSWLRGPVATDPLTAKALSFLAGCTVAYAGNALGTYRDRAGGTPWRRYAAFFAVNAAGALVQLLCLAVSHYGLGLTSQRADTVSGAGIGMALATIVRFWGTRTWVFRSEGGVGSWTG